The following are encoded together in the Oncorhynchus gorbuscha isolate QuinsamMale2020 ecotype Even-year linkage group LG03, OgorEven_v1.0, whole genome shotgun sequence genome:
- the LOC124026852 gene encoding myotubularin-related protein 14-like isoform X2: MMSAFPSVSGSLTDSGLMISGRKTEEIADLLDLFSKTQYRAKEVTPRVETIEKRCLELFGRDYKYSVIHNANGEVCGHYPRQMVFLEYECTELHKDGFESTVQITKLQDLVNRSKMARCRGRFVCPVILYNGKHICRSSTLAGWGELYGRTGYNYIFSGGIDDTWGAESEPEVPEDDSAGNGDSQLFDKVRGLDIKLLRYLSVRYICDLMVENKKVKFGLNVTSSEKVDKAQRYADFTLLSVPYPGCEFFKDYKDGDYTAEGLVFNWNQDFVDAPLTIPVCFTKNLNIDWTKYQSWDLVQQTQNYLKLLLHIINSDDESGLLVHCISGWDRTPLFVSLLRLSLWADGAVHASLEPAEILYLTIAYDWFLFGHMLPDRLSKGEEIFFFCFNFLKHIVSEKFSAMKKPSFHRRKNSNFKDTDFTVDDLCQLKARDRGSVTSLSSDFSLITEDVGGATCLTNDAVDLFSGQPLAASSWRKGHNSSPQTVLWNRPNPLQERLAHPLSQETKSSSSSSSNQSETGFTRAGSSPMSVPGRSCPSPSERQARLETVREVFLAAYSSTVGLKSSAPSPSGAISGLLEQFARGVGLRGTNSIV, translated from the exons ATGATGTCTGCATTCCCTTCCGTGTCTGGGAGTCTCACGGACTCCGGGCTAATGATATCAGGCAGAAAGACTGAGGAAATAGCGGATCTGCTAGATTTGTTTTCGAAGACACAGTACAGAGCGAAAGAAGTCACGCCACGG GTCGAGACGATAGAGAAGCGTTGCTTGGAGCTCTTTGGCCGAGACTACAAGTACAGTGTCATCCACAACGCCAACGGGGAGGTGTGTGGCCACTACCCCCGACAGATGGTCTTCCTGGAGTATGAATGTACAGAGCTCCATAAAGACGG GTTTGAGAGCACAGTCCAGATCACCAAGCTGCAGGATCTGGTGAACCGCAGTAAGATGGCCCGCTGCAGAGGGAGGTTTGTCTGCCCTGTCATCCTCTACAACGGCAAA CATATCTGTCGCTCATCCACTCTGGCAGGCTGGGGGGAGCTATATGGGCGCACAGGCTACAACTACATCTTCTCAG GGGGGATTGATGACACATGGGGGGCAGAGTCTGAGCCAGAGGTTCCAGAGGACGACAGTGCCGG CAATGGGGACTCTCAGCTCTTTGACAAGGTGCGGGGTCTGGACATCAAGCTGCTGCGCTACCTCTCTGTGCGCTACATCTGTGACCTCATGGTGGAGAACAAGAAGGTCAAGTTTGGCCTAAA TGTCACCTCGTCTGAGAAGGTGGATAAGGCTCAACGATATGCAGACTTCACCCTGCTCTCTGTGCCTTACCCAG ggTGTGAGTTCTTTAAGGACTACAAAGATGGAGACTACACCGCTGAAGGACTAGTATTCAACTGGAATCAG GATTTTGTGGATGCTCCTTTGACAATCCCTGTGTGCTTTACCAAGAACTTGAATATAGACTGGACTAAATATCAG TCTTGGGACCTGGTCCAGCAGACCCAGAACTACCTGAAGCTATTGCTTCACATCATCAACAGCGACG ACGAGAGCGGTCTCCTCGTGCACTGCATATCCGGTTGGGACCGGACACCTCTCTTCGTGTCACTCCTGCGTCTCTCGCTGTGGGCA GATGGTGCCGTCCACGCCAGTCTGGAGCCGGCTGAAATCCTCTATCTGACCATCGCCTACGACTGGTTCCTCTTTGG TCATATGCTACCTGATCGCCTCAgcaaaggagaggag ATCTTCTTTTTTTGCTTCAATTTTTTGAAGCACATTGTCTCAGAAAAGTTCTCTGCCATGAAGAAACCGAG TTTCCACAGAAGGAAAAACTCTAATTTCAAAGACACTGATTTCACAGTGGACGACCTCTGCCAGTTGA AGGCCAGGGACCGGGGCAGCGTGACCAGCCTGAGCAGTGACTTCTCTCTGATCACGGAGGACGTGGGCGGAGCCACCTGCCTCACCAACGACGCCGTGGACCTGTTTTCCGGCCAGCCCCTGGCAGCCTCCAGCTG GAGGAAGGGACACAACTCGTCCCCACAGACGGTGCTGTGGAACCGGCCCAACCCCCTGCAGGAGCGGCTGGCCCACCCCCTCAGTCAAGAAACCAAGTCCTCCAGCTCTTCCTCCTCCAACCAATCAGAGACAGGTTTCACGCGCGCAGGCAGCAGTCCTATGTCTGTGCCCGGGAGAAG ttgCCCGTCCCCCTCGGAGCGTCAGGCTCGTCTGGAGACTGTGAGGGAGGTGTTCCTGGCTGCCTACAGCTCCACCGTGGGCCTCAAGTCCAGCGCTCCCAGCCCCTCCGGTGCCATCTCAGGCCTCCTGGAGCAGTTTGCCCGTGGCGTGGGCCTCCGGGGCACCAACAGCATCGTCTGA
- the LOC124026852 gene encoding myotubularin-related protein 14-like isoform X1 gives MMSAFPSVSGSLTDSGLMISGRKTEEIADLLDLFSKTQYRAKEVTPRVETIEKRCLELFGRDYKYSVIHNANGEVCGHYPRQMVFLEYECTELHKDGFESTVQITKLQDLVNRSKMARCRGRFVCPVILYNGKHICRSSTLAGWGELYGRTGYNYIFSGGIDDTWGAESEPEVPEDDSAGNGDSQLFDKVRGLDIKLLRYLSVRYICDLMVENKKVKFGLNVTSSEKVDKAQRYADFTLLSVPYPGCEFFKDYKDGDYTAEGLVFNWNQDFVDAPLTIPVCFTKNLNIDWTKYQSWDLVQQTQNYLKLLLHIINSDDESGLLVHCISGWDRTPLFVSLLRLSLWADGAVHASLEPAEILYLTIAYDWFLFGHMLPDRLSKGEEIFFFCFNFLKHIVSEKFSAMKKPSFHRRKNSNFKDTDFTVDDLCQLKARDRGSVTSLSSDFSLITEDVGGATCLTNDAVDLFSGQPLAASSWRKGHNSSPQTVLWNRPNPLQERLAHPLSQETKSSSSSSSNQSETGFTRAGSSPMSVPGRRLAAEYARSGSSLSMDYGSWQIVSGCGSIHDRGQFLPNPTATNDFPLPFIFQEEGPSRRICPSPSERQARLETVREVFLAAYSSTVGLKSSAPSPSGAISGLLEQFARGVGLRGTNSIV, from the exons ATGATGTCTGCATTCCCTTCCGTGTCTGGGAGTCTCACGGACTCCGGGCTAATGATATCAGGCAGAAAGACTGAGGAAATAGCGGATCTGCTAGATTTGTTTTCGAAGACACAGTACAGAGCGAAAGAAGTCACGCCACGG GTCGAGACGATAGAGAAGCGTTGCTTGGAGCTCTTTGGCCGAGACTACAAGTACAGTGTCATCCACAACGCCAACGGGGAGGTGTGTGGCCACTACCCCCGACAGATGGTCTTCCTGGAGTATGAATGTACAGAGCTCCATAAAGACGG GTTTGAGAGCACAGTCCAGATCACCAAGCTGCAGGATCTGGTGAACCGCAGTAAGATGGCCCGCTGCAGAGGGAGGTTTGTCTGCCCTGTCATCCTCTACAACGGCAAA CATATCTGTCGCTCATCCACTCTGGCAGGCTGGGGGGAGCTATATGGGCGCACAGGCTACAACTACATCTTCTCAG GGGGGATTGATGACACATGGGGGGCAGAGTCTGAGCCAGAGGTTCCAGAGGACGACAGTGCCGG CAATGGGGACTCTCAGCTCTTTGACAAGGTGCGGGGTCTGGACATCAAGCTGCTGCGCTACCTCTCTGTGCGCTACATCTGTGACCTCATGGTGGAGAACAAGAAGGTCAAGTTTGGCCTAAA TGTCACCTCGTCTGAGAAGGTGGATAAGGCTCAACGATATGCAGACTTCACCCTGCTCTCTGTGCCTTACCCAG ggTGTGAGTTCTTTAAGGACTACAAAGATGGAGACTACACCGCTGAAGGACTAGTATTCAACTGGAATCAG GATTTTGTGGATGCTCCTTTGACAATCCCTGTGTGCTTTACCAAGAACTTGAATATAGACTGGACTAAATATCAG TCTTGGGACCTGGTCCAGCAGACCCAGAACTACCTGAAGCTATTGCTTCACATCATCAACAGCGACG ACGAGAGCGGTCTCCTCGTGCACTGCATATCCGGTTGGGACCGGACACCTCTCTTCGTGTCACTCCTGCGTCTCTCGCTGTGGGCA GATGGTGCCGTCCACGCCAGTCTGGAGCCGGCTGAAATCCTCTATCTGACCATCGCCTACGACTGGTTCCTCTTTGG TCATATGCTACCTGATCGCCTCAgcaaaggagaggag ATCTTCTTTTTTTGCTTCAATTTTTTGAAGCACATTGTCTCAGAAAAGTTCTCTGCCATGAAGAAACCGAG TTTCCACAGAAGGAAAAACTCTAATTTCAAAGACACTGATTTCACAGTGGACGACCTCTGCCAGTTGA AGGCCAGGGACCGGGGCAGCGTGACCAGCCTGAGCAGTGACTTCTCTCTGATCACGGAGGACGTGGGCGGAGCCACCTGCCTCACCAACGACGCCGTGGACCTGTTTTCCGGCCAGCCCCTGGCAGCCTCCAGCTG GAGGAAGGGACACAACTCGTCCCCACAGACGGTGCTGTGGAACCGGCCCAACCCCCTGCAGGAGCGGCTGGCCCACCCCCTCAGTCAAGAAACCAAGTCCTCCAGCTCTTCCTCCTCCAACCAATCAGAGACAGGTTTCACGCGCGCAGGCAGCAGTCCTATGTCTGTGCCCGGGAGAAG GCTGGCGGCAGAGTACGCCCGCTCAGGCTCCTCCCTCTCCATGGACTACGGCAGCTGGCAGATCGTGTCGGGCTGCGGCTCCATCCACGACCGCGGACAGTTCCTGCCAAACCCCACTGCCACCAACGACTTTCCCCTCCCCTTTATCTTCCAGGAAGAGGGTCCCAGCAGACGCAT ttgCCCGTCCCCCTCGGAGCGTCAGGCTCGTCTGGAGACTGTGAGGGAGGTGTTCCTGGCTGCCTACAGCTCCACCGTGGGCCTCAAGTCCAGCGCTCCCAGCCCCTCCGGTGCCATCTCAGGCCTCCTGGAGCAGTTTGCCCGTGGCGTGGGCCTCCGGGGCACCAACAGCATCGTCTGA
- the LOC124026852 gene encoding myotubularin-related protein 14-like isoform X3, protein MMSAFPSVSGSLTDSGLMISGRKTEEIADLLDLFSKTQYRAKEVTPRVETIEKRCLELFGRDYKYSVIHNANGEVCGHYPRQMVFLEYECTELHKDGFESTVQITKLQDLVNRSKMARCRGRFVCPVILYNGKHICRSSTLAGWGELYGRTGYNYIFSGGIDDTWGAESEPEVPEDDSAGNGDSQLFDKVRGLDIKLLRYLSVRYICDLMVENKKVKFGLNVTSSEKVDKAQRYADFTLLSVPYPGCEFFKDYKDGDYTAEGLVFNWNQDFVDAPLTIPVCFTKNLNIDWTKYQSWDLVQQTQNYLKLLLHIINSDDESGLLVHCISGWDRTPLFVSLLRLSLWADGAVHASLEPAEILYLTIAYDWFLFGHMLPDRLSKGEEIFFFCFNFLKHIVSEKFSAMKKPSFHRRKNSNFKDTDFTVDDLCQLKARDRGSVTSLSSDFSLITEDVGGATCLTNDAVDLFSGQPLAASSWRKGHNSSPQTVLWNRPNPLQERLAHPLSQETKSSSSSSSNQSETGFTRAGSSPMSVPGRR, encoded by the exons ATGATGTCTGCATTCCCTTCCGTGTCTGGGAGTCTCACGGACTCCGGGCTAATGATATCAGGCAGAAAGACTGAGGAAATAGCGGATCTGCTAGATTTGTTTTCGAAGACACAGTACAGAGCGAAAGAAGTCACGCCACGG GTCGAGACGATAGAGAAGCGTTGCTTGGAGCTCTTTGGCCGAGACTACAAGTACAGTGTCATCCACAACGCCAACGGGGAGGTGTGTGGCCACTACCCCCGACAGATGGTCTTCCTGGAGTATGAATGTACAGAGCTCCATAAAGACGG GTTTGAGAGCACAGTCCAGATCACCAAGCTGCAGGATCTGGTGAACCGCAGTAAGATGGCCCGCTGCAGAGGGAGGTTTGTCTGCCCTGTCATCCTCTACAACGGCAAA CATATCTGTCGCTCATCCACTCTGGCAGGCTGGGGGGAGCTATATGGGCGCACAGGCTACAACTACATCTTCTCAG GGGGGATTGATGACACATGGGGGGCAGAGTCTGAGCCAGAGGTTCCAGAGGACGACAGTGCCGG CAATGGGGACTCTCAGCTCTTTGACAAGGTGCGGGGTCTGGACATCAAGCTGCTGCGCTACCTCTCTGTGCGCTACATCTGTGACCTCATGGTGGAGAACAAGAAGGTCAAGTTTGGCCTAAA TGTCACCTCGTCTGAGAAGGTGGATAAGGCTCAACGATATGCAGACTTCACCCTGCTCTCTGTGCCTTACCCAG ggTGTGAGTTCTTTAAGGACTACAAAGATGGAGACTACACCGCTGAAGGACTAGTATTCAACTGGAATCAG GATTTTGTGGATGCTCCTTTGACAATCCCTGTGTGCTTTACCAAGAACTTGAATATAGACTGGACTAAATATCAG TCTTGGGACCTGGTCCAGCAGACCCAGAACTACCTGAAGCTATTGCTTCACATCATCAACAGCGACG ACGAGAGCGGTCTCCTCGTGCACTGCATATCCGGTTGGGACCGGACACCTCTCTTCGTGTCACTCCTGCGTCTCTCGCTGTGGGCA GATGGTGCCGTCCACGCCAGTCTGGAGCCGGCTGAAATCCTCTATCTGACCATCGCCTACGACTGGTTCCTCTTTGG TCATATGCTACCTGATCGCCTCAgcaaaggagaggag ATCTTCTTTTTTTGCTTCAATTTTTTGAAGCACATTGTCTCAGAAAAGTTCTCTGCCATGAAGAAACCGAG TTTCCACAGAAGGAAAAACTCTAATTTCAAAGACACTGATTTCACAGTGGACGACCTCTGCCAGTTGA AGGCCAGGGACCGGGGCAGCGTGACCAGCCTGAGCAGTGACTTCTCTCTGATCACGGAGGACGTGGGCGGAGCCACCTGCCTCACCAACGACGCCGTGGACCTGTTTTCCGGCCAGCCCCTGGCAGCCTCCAGCTG GAGGAAGGGACACAACTCGTCCCCACAGACGGTGCTGTGGAACCGGCCCAACCCCCTGCAGGAGCGGCTGGCCCACCCCCTCAGTCAAGAAACCAAGTCCTCCAGCTCTTCCTCCTCCAACCAATCAGAGACAGGTTTCACGCGCGCAGGCAGCAGTCCTATGTCTGTGCCCGGGAGAAG atga